Proteins found in one Schistocerca serialis cubense isolate TAMUIC-IGC-003099 chromosome 5, iqSchSeri2.2, whole genome shotgun sequence genomic segment:
- the LOC126482237 gene encoding uncharacterized protein K02A2.6-like, with amino-acid sequence MGHRCASWQRIYNDYARPFLRSCWLVLVNAYTEFPIAVPMQLTTSSATARIVAQVLAVEGLPTTVISDNGQQFMLKEFSYFYNGQQFMLKEFLDFCNHNSIFHVCTTHFHPQSNSEAERFIHMFNQRKLKVKECHTKEDALLIFLGFYHYIPIRQHSAAELLHGWKQWTLLISCTICLAKSTW; translated from the exons ATGGGTCACAGAT GTGCATCATGGCAGAGGATATATAATGATTATGCAAGACCCTTTCTACGTTCATGCTGGTTGGTACTTGTCAATGCATATACAGAATTCCCAATTGCTGTACCAATGCAGTTGACAACATCCTCTGCTACTGCCAGAATTGTAGCTCAAGTCTTGGCCGTTGAAGGACTGCCCACCACCGTCATATCAGACAATGGTCAACAATTTATGTTGAaggaattttcatatttttacaatgGTCAACAATTTATGTTGAAGGAATTTTTAGATTTTTGCAACCACAACAGCATTTTTCATGTGTGTACCACACACTTCCATCCTCAGTCGAACAGCGAGGCAGAGCGATTCATTCACATGTTCAACCAGCGAAAGCTCAAGGTTAAGGAATGCCACACTAAAGAAGATGCTTTGTTGATTTTTCTAGGTTTCTACCATTACATTCCCATCAGACAGCATTCAGCAGCTGAATTACTGCACGGATGGAAACAATGGACATTGCTAATCTCTTGCACCATTTGTCTAGCAAAGAGCACCTGGTAA